The Nitrospira sp. genome contains a region encoding:
- a CDS encoding Slp family lipoprotein, whose amino-acid sequence MTGQNVKLKHSMRISASRLTQILFMTVLCMTVGCTAVPRKYLEEADPTLKFSWLAATPELYQDRLVILGAVIVKEEMRNGHLWLHVKNRPLDENYRPQLPPGPSDHDAGKYWIVVRKHHTLPSSYRSWADMTIVGRVIGVGPEAQPLVNLIYARGWGMTPAHDGVWEHAVDENYGPTPPPELIRESDPFK is encoded by the coding sequence GTGACCGGTCAGAACGTCAAACTCAAGCACAGTATGCGGATCAGCGCGAGCAGATTGACTCAGATTCTCTTCATGACGGTCCTCTGCATGACCGTCGGGTGCACCGCCGTGCCGCGCAAATATCTGGAAGAGGCTGATCCGACGCTCAAGTTTTCTTGGCTGGCTGCCACGCCCGAACTGTATCAAGATCGGCTTGTCATACTAGGGGCCGTCATTGTGAAGGAGGAAATGCGCAATGGACACCTCTGGTTGCACGTTAAGAATCGGCCACTCGATGAGAATTACCGTCCACAACTTCCTCCCGGCCCAAGCGATCACGACGCAGGGAAGTATTGGATTGTCGTGAGGAAACATCACACGTTACCCAGTTCCTACCGCAGTTGGGCCGATATGACCATTGTCGGTCGTGTCATCGGCGTTGGCCCTGAAGCCCAACCGCTCGTGAACTTGATATATGCACGCGGATGGGGAATGACTCCGGCACATGATGGCGTGTGGGAGCACGCGGTGGATGAGAACTACGGCCCAACGCCGCCGCCGGAACTCATCCGCGAATCGGACCCATTCAAGTAA
- a CDS encoding MEDS domain-containing protein, giving the protein MPASGIRGTHDIPLGSHLCLFYRRPTEFIQVTASFLKAGLAGHEFCVWIVPPPLTIPVALGELSYHGLNGPALQATKQLHISSAEDWYCDGGFNLEDSLDRLATLPNMARQLGYTTVRAVGGPGPFTSQETRQAFMLYERHATALIATYPLIALCCYASIQGIATDMFDIIRAHPQALIRTHLGWAGI; this is encoded by the coding sequence ATGCCTGCTAGTGGGATTCGCGGCACTCACGACATCCCGTTGGGCTCCCACCTCTGTTTGTTTTATCGACGGCCCACGGAGTTTATTCAGGTGACCGCCTCTTTTCTCAAAGCCGGCCTGGCCGGCCACGAGTTCTGTGTCTGGATTGTTCCGCCACCCTTGACCATCCCGGTAGCCCTCGGTGAATTGTCCTATCACGGCCTCAACGGTCCGGCGCTGCAAGCCACGAAGCAGCTTCACATCTCGTCTGCGGAAGACTGGTACTGTGACGGCGGCTTCAATCTGGAGGATTCTCTGGATCGGCTGGCCACCTTACCGAACATGGCTCGTCAGCTCGGCTATACGACTGTTCGTGCCGTAGGTGGGCCGGGGCCATTTACGTCTCAAGAGACTCGTCAGGCCTTTATGCTCTACGAACGCCATGCGACCGCACTCATTGCCACATATCCATTAATCGCGTTGTGCTGTTATGCCTCAATCCAAGGCATAGCAACGGATATGTTCGACATCATCCGTGCCCATCCTCAGGCTTTAATTCGCACGCACTTGGGATGGGCTGGCATCTGA
- a CDS encoding universal stress protein gives MRILVAVDESENALHAVRYVGSLLQQTPSVIVTLFHVLKPIPRGLLEHGGSENPHMEEVLSDRLREEREAWVRKEKEAECPILERACETLIRAGFDKSRVALKFGHEDNIANTILEEAKKGDHDTIVVGRTGTTGITRIFGGGITDHLLRDAQDVAIWIITKP, from the coding sequence ATGCGGATCCTTGTGGCAGTGGACGAATCCGAAAACGCTTTGCATGCCGTGCGATATGTGGGGTCGCTTCTCCAGCAGACACCAAGTGTCATCGTTACGCTCTTTCATGTACTTAAACCCATACCACGTGGCTTATTGGAGCATGGCGGATCTGAAAATCCCCACATGGAAGAGGTGCTGAGCGATCGTTTGAGGGAAGAACGGGAGGCGTGGGTGAGGAAGGAAAAAGAGGCAGAATGCCCAATTCTCGAGCGAGCCTGCGAAACATTGATCCGTGCCGGCTTTGACAAAAGCAGAGTCGCCCTGAAGTTTGGACATGAGGACAACATCGCGAATACCATTCTCGAAGAGGCGAAAAAGGGAGATCACGACACCATTGTCGTGGGACGCACGGGCACGACTGGAATCACGCGGATCTTCGGCGGCGGTATCACTGACCATCTACTGCGTGATGCGCAAGACGTGGCGATCTGGATCATCACAAAGCCTTGA